A part of Nocardioides sp. WS12 genomic DNA contains:
- a CDS encoding type II toxin-antitoxin system VapC family toxin, with amino-acid sequence MNFLLDTNVLSDMFRRNRTVAAWLAAHEDACAISAITTMELERGVLLLERRDPRQAIRLRRWFDEWVLPEFAWRTHGVDTDVALRAAALHVPDPVPINDAYIAATAQVHDLTVVTRNVADFARTGVLVINPYD; translated from the coding sequence GTGAACTTCCTTCTGGACACCAACGTGCTCAGCGACATGTTTCGCAGGAACAGAACCGTCGCCGCATGGCTGGCTGCCCATGAAGACGCGTGCGCGATCAGCGCCATCACCACCATGGAGCTCGAGCGAGGCGTGCTACTCCTCGAACGCCGCGACCCACGACAGGCCATCCGGCTGCGACGTTGGTTCGACGAATGGGTGCTGCCTGAATTCGCGTGGCGCACCCATGGCGTCGACACCGATGTTGCTCTGCGCGCTGCCGCCCTGCATGTGCCCGACCCGGTGCCGATCAACGACGCCTACATTGCAGCGACAGCGCAGGTCCACGACCTGACCGTCGTCACCCGCAACGTCGCCGACTTCGCCCGGACCGGCGTCCTGGTCATCAATCCCTACGACTGA
- a CDS encoding gluconate:H+ symporter produces the protein MSAHLVLAAGTDLVDPVASEGRLLVAALLGIGVIVALIIAGKIHPFLALTAGAITVGITAGVSVEVALASFTGGFGTTAAGVGILIALGAMFGKILADSGGADQIVDTIIRHASPRALPWAMALVGAIIGLPMFFEIGLVLLMPVIYLVARRSGQSLVTIGIPALAGLSAMHGLVPPHPGPLTAIDYLGADLGTTLALGVAVAIPTVIIAGPVFGLVGRYVDVAVPEQFAAPERAFDRRPSFVVTLASVLLPVVLMMGKAMADIFIDDKTAPLRRTLDVLGTPLIALAIAVVVGMFTLGFGSGMGRDGVAKSLESSLPGVAGILLIVAAGGGFKQSLVDTGIGTIVAERVADSNISVLLLAWFVAVLIRLATGSATVATVTASGLLAPLTTQLSSGEVSLMVLAIGAGSVFFSHVNDAGFWLVKEYFGMSVGQTLKTWSAMETLLSVTGLVFVMGLNIFI, from the coding sequence ATGTCCGCCCATCTCGTCCTCGCCGCTGGCACCGACCTCGTTGATCCGGTTGCGTCCGAAGGCCGCCTGCTCGTCGCTGCCCTGCTCGGCATCGGCGTCATCGTCGCGCTGATCATCGCCGGCAAGATCCACCCGTTCCTCGCCCTGACGGCCGGCGCCATCACGGTCGGGATCACGGCCGGGGTGAGTGTGGAGGTCGCTCTGGCCAGCTTCACCGGGGGCTTCGGGACCACGGCCGCCGGCGTCGGCATCCTGATCGCGCTCGGTGCGATGTTCGGCAAGATCCTCGCCGACAGCGGCGGGGCCGACCAGATCGTCGACACGATCATCCGGCACGCCTCGCCGCGCGCCCTGCCGTGGGCGATGGCGCTGGTGGGCGCCATCATCGGCCTGCCGATGTTCTTCGAGATCGGCCTCGTCCTGCTGATGCCGGTGATCTACCTCGTGGCCCGCCGCTCCGGCCAGTCGCTGGTCACTATCGGCATCCCCGCGCTCGCCGGTCTCTCCGCCATGCACGGTCTGGTGCCGCCGCACCCCGGCCCGCTCACGGCGATCGACTACCTCGGCGCGGACCTCGGCACCACGCTCGCCCTCGGTGTCGCTGTTGCCATCCCGACGGTGATCATCGCCGGCCCCGTCTTCGGTCTCGTCGGTCGGTACGTCGACGTGGCGGTGCCCGAGCAGTTCGCCGCCCCGGAGCGGGCATTCGACCGCCGACCGAGCTTCGTCGTGACGCTGGCGTCCGTGCTGCTGCCGGTGGTGCTGATGATGGGCAAGGCAATGGCCGACATCTTCATCGACGACAAGACCGCCCCGCTGCGCCGCACCCTCGACGTGCTCGGCACCCCACTGATCGCACTGGCGATCGCCGTCGTGGTGGGCATGTTCACCCTCGGCTTCGGTTCGGGCATGGGACGCGACGGGGTCGCGAAGTCCCTCGAGTCCTCGCTGCCCGGTGTGGCCGGCATCCTGCTGATCGTCGCCGCCGGTGGTGGATTCAAGCAGTCCCTGGTCGACACGGGGATCGGCACGATCGTGGCCGAGCGGGTCGCCGACTCCAACATCTCCGTCCTGTTGCTGGCGTGGTTCGTCGCCGTACTCATCCGGCTCGCGACGGGCTCCGCCACGGTCGCCACCGTCACGGCCTCGGGGCTCCTCGCGCCGCTCACCACCCAGCTCTCCAGCGGCGAGGTCTCCCTGATGGTGCTCGCGATCGGCGCCGGGTCGGTGTTCTTCTCCCACGTCAACGACGCCGGCTTCTGGCTGGTGAAGGAGTACTTCGGGATGAGCGTCGGCCAGACTCTCAAGACCTGGTCGGCCATGGAGACGCTGCTCTCCGTCACGGGCCTGGTGTTCGTGATGGGGTTGAACATCTTCATCTGA